Proteins encoded in a region of the Capra hircus breed San Clemente chromosome 3, ASM170441v1, whole genome shotgun sequence genome:
- the LOC102173987 gene encoding LOW QUALITY PROTEIN: high affinity immunoglobulin gamma Fc receptor I (The sequence of the model RefSeq protein was modified relative to this genomic sequence to represent the inferred CDS: inserted 2 bases in 1 codon) codes for MWLMIALILGAPVAEQVDPTKAVITLKPPWVSVFQEENVTLLCEGPHLPGDTATQWFLNGTAIKTLAPRYSVNGATFDDSGEYKCQTGLSMPSDPVQLEVHSDWLLLQVSSRVFLEGDPLVLRCHAWKNMEVYRMLFYKDGKSFWFSNRDSEFTILKTNLSHNGIYHCSGERRRRYTSAGVSITIKELFPAPVLRTSFSSPHQEGNLVNLSCETKLPSEKPGLQLYFSFYVGNKTLMSRTTSSEYQTFIAKTEDPGLYWCEAATEDGNLIKRSPELELPVLGLQSTTPVWFHFLFYPAVGIMFLVDSALCIVIHKELQRKKMWNLEIYLDSLDSGHGKKVPPTFKNIDNXKTKWKRQKQEQLQERTHEEKP; via the exons ATGTGGCTCATGATAGCTCTGATCCTTGGGG CTCCAGTTGCTGAGCAAGTGG ACCCCACAAAGGCAGTGATCACCTTGAAGCCTCCATGGGTCAGTGTATTCCAAGAAGAAAATGTAACCTTATTGTGTGAGGGGCCCCACCTGCCTGGGGACACCGCTACACAGTGGTTTCTCAATGGCACAGCCATCAAGACCCTGGCCCCCAGATACAGTGTTAATGGTGCTACATTCGATGACAGTGGTGAATACAAGTGCCAGACAGGCCTCTCAATGCCAAGTGACCCAGTACAGCTAGAAGTCCACAGTG ATTGGCTACTACTCCAGGTCTCTAGCAGAGTCTTCTTAGAAGGGGACCCTCTGGTCTTGAGGTGTCATGCATGGAAGAATATGGAGGTGTACAGAATGCTTTTCTACAAAGATGGCAAGTCCTTTTGGTTTTCTAATCGGGATTCTGAATTCACCATTCTGAAAACCAACTTGAGTCACAACGGCATCTATCACTGCTCGGGTGAGAGAAGGCGTCGCTACACATCAGCAGGAGTATCTATCACTATAAAAG AGCTATTTCCAGCCCCAGTGCTGAGAACATCCTTCTCATCCCCTCACCAAGAGGGGAATCTGGTCAACCTGAGCTGTGAAACAAAGTTGCCCTCAGAGAAGCCTGGTCTGCAGCTTTACTTCTCCTTCTATGTGGGAAACAAGACCCTAATGAGCAGGACCACATCCTCTGAATACCAGACATTCATTGCTAAAACAGAAGACCCTGGGCTATACTGGTGTGAAGCTGCCACAGAAGATGGAAATCTTATCAAGCGCAGCCCCGAGCTGGAGCTTCCAGTGCTTG GCCTCCAGTCAACAACTCCTGtctggtttcattttcttttctatccGGCAGTGGGGATAATGTTTTTGGTGGACAGTGCTTTATGTATTGTAATACATAAGgaactacaaagaaagaaaatgtggaatTTAGAGATCTATTTGGACTCTCTGGACTCTGGTCATGGGAAGAAGGTACCTCCTACCTTCAAAAACATAGACAA TAAAACAAAGTGGAAACGTCAGAAACAAGAACAACTGCAAGAAAGGACACACGAGGAGAAGCCTTGA